The nucleotide sequence CTTGCGGGTAACGCAAGCAGACCTGTCAGTAGAATGGAAAACAGAACGCACAGCCCTGCCATTAAGCCGGAAAAGATTCTCATGTAAAATTGTCGGTTTAAGACTCCTAAAATACGGTTATAATTACTTACTAATCAACAGCCGATTGGATCGGTAAACCGTAGACCACCCAGCCAGGAGCTATCTTCAAAAAATGAAAATTTACTTAGATTTCTTGGTGTGACCACTGTTTTAGCTTAATTATCAGATATATAAAGTATTGTGCCTATATAGTTACTTGAATAAACTGACGTTTAGTAGTTTACAAACTTTTGAAATTTAAAATTGAACGTATATTTTTGGAGTATAGTCCTTACGTGTATTGTTGAATTAAGGGTATTAATCGTGGGTCTGAGTAAAACTACTTGTTAATCAGATGTTGCGGTTAGGCTATTAAATTCAGCAGAATATAGGTTCATGTGACTATACCCACCCGTTACTTAAAGCCTTAAAGCGCAACTTCCCCGTGAAGTAAGTGCATTGTTCAACTTGATGACAGATTTACAGAATCACCTGATCTACGTCGTTGATAATAATGACAGGGACTGCGGTATGTTGAAAGAAATAATGGACGATTACCGCATGTCCTGCCGACTACGTTTTTTTGGCAATGGTGCCGAACTGTTCATCCAACTGACTCACCGGCTGGATGGACGGCTACCCGACATGATCCTGATGGATCTGGACATGCCAATTATGAATGGCTTCGACACGCTTCGCTTGCTGAAAGCAATCGAGGAGTACCGGCGGGTTCCGGTCGTTGTCCGAACCACTCTGAATGAAGACGAGGTAATAAACCGCTGCTATGACCTGGGGTGTCAGGCTTACGTAGTCAAAACGGTTTATTCGAAGCATCTGGTCAACGTAATGCAGCTTTGCCTGAATTAACCCTTCGAAGGGTATAGTTCGGATAAAGTCCACAAATATCAGAGGTTTACGGCCTCGTAGTACGTTCCTACTTAAGGTTCATGGCCAACCTCAGGGCATTATCATTACGAACTTGCACGGGGTGAATACTTCATCAGAAGCGCCGATCTAAAAAACGCCGGAACATTACGTCAGTAACGTTCCGGCGTTTTTTAGACAATAGGAAACATGTCAGCCGTGACGCTTCCGGCTCATCCGGTCATTTGTTGCTCCGTGTACCTTTGGATAGGTACACGAGCCAACAGGAGAGCGAACGATGCGACAATTTTTAGAACCCGATGGAATTGCCGCCATCCACCGGCAGCGAAGCGCCGGTAATGTAGCGGGCGGCATCGGACGCCAGAAACACGGCCGCCCAGCCAATGTCTTCGGGCTTGCCAAACTTGCCCATGGGCGTTCGGCGCATGGCCCGGTCGCGCCGGTCGGGGTCATTGTTCATGGCCGTGCGGCTCATTTCGGTTTCAATGAACCCCGGCGCGATGGCATTGACGCGCACGCCCTGCCCCGAAAACTCCGACGCCAACACTTTTACCATGCCCTCAACGGCCGATTTGGAGGCTGCATAGGCTACAACGCGGTCAATGCCGTAGTAGGCTGCCATTGACGAGATCATGATGATCGAGCCGCTGCGCCGTTCGATCATGCGCTGCGCACAGGCGCGCGTCAAACTAAACACAGAGTTCAGGTTGGTATGGACGATCCGGTCGAAATCCTCGTCAGAAACTTCCAGCGCCGGTTTTTTCATGTTAATCCCGGCGTTGTTAATCAGGATGTCGATAGGTCCGTAATCAGCTTCGATTTCTTCAACCAGGCCGTCGAGCGACGCCCGCGCCGTCACGTCGTTGACCTTATAATGAGCCTGCCGACCGAGTGATTCGACGGCTTGCTGAAGCGGCTGCTCGCGCCGACCCGTAATGATGACGGTGGCGCCGGACAGGACCATGCAGCGGGCAATGTCCAAGCCAATTCCGCTACCACCGCCCGTGATGAGGGCCAGTTTCCCGGCCAGTGAAAAAACAGAGGAATAAGCCGGAGCTTCGGCCGGTTGCCCCGCAGGGCTGGTATGTGTCTGTTCCATTATACTTGGTTGAAGGTGGCAAAGTCTCAGATTCAGCGAATGGGTGTGTCCCGCGAATCGGCGTAGGCTTTGCTGAAATCAATCTTGTTGACCTGCCCTACTACGTAGCGGATACCCTGAAAAATATGCTGCACGTAAGTTGGGTCTTCGTAATCTTTTTTGTGGTGGCCGAGGGTAGTGCACCACGTATGCCCCCCGTCGAAATTATAATACCAGACGGACGGATAAAGCTGCGTATAAGAGCCTGCGTTCTGCTTTATTTTGTCGGGTTCTTTGTTAAGATCGAGCGACGTAAGATCGTTCGCCATAATGACCGTTGGGCCGGGCGACATGTCTTTGGCGAAATAAAATTCATCCTCTTTCTCCCACACTTTCGGTAACCCCTGCACCGATGGGTGGCTGGAGTCGATTACGTCGATTCTAATTTTCTGGAATGGCGGATGCCAGGAAAACGTACCGCCAATCATGCGCTTAAACCAGGCCCAGTTCCGTTCAGTACCCATGACAGAGTGAATCCCGACGAACCCGCCCCCGGCTTCAATATAGCGCCGGAAGGCCAGCCGCTGCGCGTCGGTATCGAACACGTCGTTGTTGGTGCTGGGAAAAATCAGGGCTGAATACTGCTTCAGATTAGCTTCCGTAAAGACAGTCGGCTGATCCGAAACATCCACTTTAAAGCCGTGCTGCTGACCGAGTTTCTGAAGGCAGGCAACGGCGTTGGGAATGTTATCGTGGACGTAGCCTTTCCCGTTTTTGGTGTACACCAGCACGCTGACCTTTTTCCAGTTGATGGGGTCTTTGGCCCAACTTAACTCCGTAGCCAGCAAAGCAAAAAACAAACTGGACAGCAGTACCGCCCTGAATTGGTTCATATGGAATCGGATCAGTTATTTCTTTAGGTGAATTGTCTCGGCCTGTTTCTGAGCTTTGAGCGCCAGTTCCGTCGCCAGAAAGCAGTGCTCCTGCGACATGGCCGTTTCGGTCCGGTTCAAAATGTCATCCACAAGCTGTTCGCCGTAGGGCAGCGGCTCTTTACTGCAATCCAGGTAGCGAGTCTCTTTATGATCGGTGATAAAGAGGTGGTTACCGCCCGGATGACCAGCCGGGTCAATATTCTTGCGGAGTTCGATGAAGCCATCCGTACCGAGGATCGTCAGCCGACCATCGCCCCACGATTTAAGCCCGTCGGGCGTAAACCAGTCGACCCGGATGTAGCCGGTGCCGCCATCGCCCCGCAGCATGACGTCGCCAAAATCTTCGAACTTAGGATACTGCGGGTAATGAACATTGCCGACCTGCGAGGCTACAATTTCCGCTTTTTTCGAGCCGGTAAAAAACAGAAATTGATCGAACTGGTGCGAGCCGATATCGCAGATAATTCCGCCAAAGCGTTTTTTGTCGAAAAACCAATCGGGCCTTGATTTCGGCGTCATGCGGTGTGGTCCCAGACCGATGGTCTGAATAACATTGCCAATCGCGCCGGCTTTGACCAGCTCGCCAGCCTTAACGGTGGCCCGGTTTTCGAGCCGTTCGCTGTACATGATCGAATAAATCCGCTTGGTTTCTTTCTGAACCCGACGCACATCGGCGAGCTGCTCAAGCGTCGTGATGCCGGGTTTGTCGGTCATGAAATCTTTCCCGCTCCGCATTACCTGAATACCCAGCGGAGCGCGCTCTTCCGGAATACCGGAGGTCAGCACGAGCTGGATAGATTTGTCATTCAGAATTTCCTGCTCATTGCGAGCCTGTTTGGCCTGTGGGTAGCGCTTGGCAAAAGCCGCAACCAGGTCGGCTTCCGGCGCGTAGAAGGAAACCAACTCGCCACCGCCCCGGATCACGGCTTCCACCTGGCTGTAAATATGCCCGTGGTTTATTTTGATGACCGAAAACCGGATACGGGGTGCTGCAGACTTCCTCGGCAGAATGGCTGCCGACTGACACGTAACGACTTTGGGCGCGGCCAGCGTTTCGGTAGACAGACCGGGCATCATGAATAGGCCAGCGGCCGTCGTAATGGATTCCTTGATAAATGTGCGCCGATTATCCTGTGCGTCTTTCATCCGGGTTGTTAGGTTTTGAGTGGGTCGGTTTTGAATCTATTTACTGGCGAGCGTTGCTGATGGTTTTGATTTTTTGGCCAGTTCGAGCGCCTGCGTCGTGGTGTAATACTTGGCAATCATGTTGGGCACCTCCCAGGCCGGCATCTTGCCCGCTTTCAGGTACTGCAGGTATTTTTCGGTTACTCGTCCGAAGTGAGCTTCATGGCCTTCCTTGTACTTTTCGGGGATAACGATCTCCCAGCCCTTGGCCACTTTTTTCAGTTCAACGCCCGGAAACTCCTTCTGAATGGCAGGCAGCGTACTGTTCAGCGCCGACTCCAGGCCGGTATTGCCCGACACGGCTTCGACGTAAAGCGTAGGTTTATACTGCTGTTCGGCTCCCTGGCGGATAATCAGATTGGCTTTGGTGCCGCGCATGATCGAGTAGTGCGTATCGCCCGCGCCCTCCGGGGCTTTGTAGGCCCACGTAACGGAAACTTTAGCGTGCACTCCGCGAAGCTGGTAGTTGATCTCGCCGTTGCTAAACACCCGCAGAACGCTGTCGTTCACAACGTCTTTTTTCAGGTAATCCGGAAAAGCTGCTTGCTTGGTGATGGCTTTGAACTGGCTCAGATTCATGTCGGTTGTCCATCGCCGGGCCGAGGTTAGCTGAATATCTTTCTGGTAGTCAATTGTTTGTTCTGGAAAACATTCCCACTGCACCAGATCGACGAGGTGAGTCGTTACGTCTACAATCCCTTCACCCTGCTGCGCTACGTCCATGAACCAGGCCGGTCGGGTGAGTATGCTACCCGATACGTTCTTGTAGAAGTGATGAACACTTTCTTTCGTGACGGCCGGGTTGTCGGGCGTTCCTTTTTCGAGCGTGCCGAACACGGCAGCCTGCTGCGAAAATGCCCGCTGCAGCATGGTCGTGATTTCGTACCGCTCGGTCATGATGTCATAAAGCAACACATTTTTCTTCTCCGCCGTCGCAAAAGCCTGTTTCAGTTTGTCGAAGTTCGACGCGCTGATGACCATGGGCTTATCGGCCAGGACGTTGAATCCCGCGTCAATGGTCTTCCCGATATAATCCGTTTTCAGCCGGTTATTCCCCGCCATCACCACTACGTTCCCCGCTTTTTCGGCGAGCATCTTATCCAGAAAATCAGGTCCCCGGTACACCTCTTCTTTCCAGTGTGTCGGATCATCGGGGCGGGTGTTGTAGGTCTGAATCTTGTCTAGATACAACTGAAGATCGGGACCGTCCGGTGCGTAAACGTGCACCATCGAATCGACGCCTTCGTACATGGTTTTCTGCACCAGAGCGGCATGAAAATGGCCGGGGTCCAGCGTAATCAGGCGAATGGCATCGGAATCTGTCCGGCTCTTTTCCGGCGACTGACAGGCAACAAGTGTAGTAGCCATAAGCAGCCAGCTAACGGCGGGGATTAACTTCATTGAGAGATGGGGTTAACGCTACATTGATTTGCGGCCATGGTTTAATGGCCTTTTGCAGCCGCCATCATTTTGATCGCATACGGTGCCCGTTGCGGCCGCGACAGCAGTTTATTGGCTTCGGGATCGTTTTTAAATTGCTCTTTCTGGGGGTCCCAGTACAGCTTGCGGTTCAGCTTCATGGCCGCGTGGTGGAGCAGGCAGGCCGAGCAGGAGCGGTGGCCGATCTCGGCGGGCGCGATGGGCTGCTTCCGGCTGACGACGCTCTCCAGCCAGTTGCCGTGGTGCTCTTTGCTGACGGTCAGATGCGTTTCGTTCGGGCCAATGACCGACGTAAGCAGTTTCGGGTTGCTGGCGTCCAGCTTTTTGGCCGCGTTCTGTTTGGCTACCGGGTCGCTGGCCGTAACCGACGAATCGCCCCGCGAAACGAAAATCCAGCCGTCGGTGCCTTCAAACCGTATGCCGTTGGGAATCTCGTTGCTGACGATCATGTGAACGCCGTTTTCATAGACGGCTTCGGTCCGGAAGATACCGTGAACATCCCACAGGCCGCTTTTCGGGAAATCGGCTTTACCCCAGATTTCTACCGGGCCCGTATGCTCGGTATTCATGGCCCAGTGGGCGCAGTCGATGTGGTGCGAACCCCAGCCGGTAATCATACCCGCGCCAAACTGTTCGCAGCGTAGCCAGCCCGGCCGGTCGTAACCACTCTGCGGATGCACTCGCTTTTCGGTATAATAGACCTCGGGCGTAGTGCCCAGCCACATATCGTAATTAAGGTTCTTCGGCACGGGCATCTGCGGTTCCTCGTCGCCACCGGGGTCGCCGGGCAGGCCGACATACACGGTTTTTAACTGACCGATCCGCCCGTTGCGTACCAGTTCGGCGGCATACCGGAACTGCTCGGACGAGCGCTGCTGGCTGCCCACCTGCACAATCTGCTTCGACTGGTTCACCACATCGGCCATCATCCGGCCCTCGGAGATAGTCAGCGAAGCGGGCTTCTGCATATACACGTCTTTCTTCGCCCGGACCGCATCAATCACAATGGGCGCGTGCCAGTGGTCGGGCGTGCTGACCAGTACCGCGTCGATGTCTTTATTATTCAGCAGTTCGCGGTAGTCAGTATAAACCCGCACACCATCGTAGTTGCTTTTGCCGGTTTTCTTGGCATACACACTATTGACAAGCGTCTTGGCGTCATTGGCGCGGTTGCTGTCCAGATCGCAGACGGACATGATGAGCGCATTGTCATACTGCCAAACGCCCGGCATATCGTGACCACGGGAAATGCGTCCGGTGCCAATCGCGCCAACGTTAATCCGGTTACTCGGGGCGTTTTTGCCAAATACCGATGCGGGTACAATCGTCGGGAAGCCGCTGATAACGGCAGTGCTCAGAGCCCCCTGGGCGCTTGTCTTTAGAAATTTCCGTCTCGACAGCGAGGTTATATCGGGTTTGATCATGGTTCTTGCGGTTTCGGAATAGTTTATTGTATAAAGCCCCTCCGGCCAAACACCTACCTATTTTTTAGCAGGCAATTGCCGCTGAACAGCCTAACGCAGCTGGTACGTATTAACCAGTCGTTTGATGTCGTCGAGGGTTCGTTCCGGCTTTTTGAAGGGAGCCGGGATGGGTTGCCGGGAAAATGTCTGGAAATACAGCACGCACGCATCGCGCCACCACAGCGCTTCTTTGTGCTGCGTAGCCAGCCGTCCAGCTACGTCGGCATAGATTTCCGGATCAACGACGGGTTTAACCTGCGTCCATTGCCGCTGCATCCAGGCCACCGAATCGACGCCGGTATAATACCGGGTGCAGAGTTCGTCCCAGAGCGAGCGGCCCGTCGACAGCTTTTTGGTCCACGGTACGTGGTGAAACCAGAGCAGGTAGGGCAGGGGGCAAGTTTCGGCGTTGCCCCACAATTTCTGCACGTCGGGGGCGTATAAACTCAGCGCATTGCTGCCGGTGGCTGTCCGGTCAAAGCCTACCCCAATGGAGTCGGCGCGGTGGTAATACGTATGATTCCAGTCGGGCCGGGATGCGTTGGCTTTCCAGGGTTCGGGACCGTAGTGAATCCCGTAGCCCATAATGTGATGCAGACCGAGCGGGGTGGTGTAATCCACGTAAATCTCCCGCGAACGCAGCATCAGGTTCGTGATCTGGCTAACGGCCGCTGGCTCGTTGGTCAGGGTCATGTTTACCCACTCACGGGCAATCGCTTCCGACGATAACGTATGATCCCACGCCAGCCGCCCGAAGGCATACCAGTTAGCCTGTCCCATCGTATGCCCCGTCCAGTTTCGGTCGGAGCCGGTGTTGGCTACGCCCGCCATGGCCGTTATGGGGTAGCCATGTAGACTGCCGTCAATTACTTTGGCGACCGTTGAGCCTTTGCCTTTCGCGTAGGTGTCCGACTCCAGACATTCTTTGAAGAGGGGCGCTTCGTAAACCAGATGCGTTGCAAAGCCAAGGTATTCCTGGGTGATCTGGAACTCCATGGCCAGTGGCGTTCTGGGCATGGCTCCGAACAGGGGCGAGAAGGGTTCCCGCGACTGGAAATCAATGGGGCCGTTCTTGACCTGCACGATTACTTTCCTATTAAACTGCCCGTCGAAGGGTTTGAACTCTTCGTAAGCCGCTTTGAACCGGTCGCCTTTGGGATCGGCTTTGTAAACGAACGAACGCCACATAACCACGCCGTCATAAGGAGCCAGGGCTTCGGCCAGCATGTTGGCCCCATCGACATGCGTCCGGCCGTAATCCTGCGGACCGGGTTCGCCTTCGGAATTGGCTTTGACCAGAAAGCCGCCAAAGTCCGGAATGGCCGCATAGATTTCTTTCGTTTTATTGGCCCACCACTGCCGGACCTGCGGGTCGAGCGGGTCGGCCGTGTTCAGACCGCCGATGGTTTTGGGCGCCGGAAAATATACCGACAGATACACCCGGATACCGTAAGGGCGGAAGACGTTCGCCAGGGCCGCTACCTTTTCCAGATACTCCCCCGTCAGAAAGCGGGAGCTGGCATTGACGTTATTGACGACGGTGCCATTGATACCCAGCGACGCATTGGCGCGGGCGTAATCGCGGTAGCGCGGGTCAATGCGCTCGGGCAGTTCATACCATTTCCAGAGCGACGAGCCCGCATACCCCCGTTCGATGGTGCCGTTTACGTTGTCCCAGTGGTTCAGCAACCGATACCGTACTTTGGGGCTGCTGGTCAGCGCGATACCTTCTAGGGACTGGAGCGTCTGGACCTGACGCAGCAGGGCAAATGCCCCGTAGAGGACCCCCGCGCTGCTTTTGCCGGTAATGACCAGGTTGTTCTGACGCCGGGTAATCTGGTAGCCTTCGTCATTGAGCGACTGGCTCTCGGCTCCCGTTCCGGTGGTCAGGATAATGCCGCCGGTTTTATTCGGGACACTGGTGATAATTGGAACAGGTTTACCCAGAAGCCCCTGCAAACCGGCCTGTAATTCCTGGGCGGCTGTTTTTAGAACCGGGTCAGATGAGGCCCGGCTGTTGTTCTGGATGGAAATAAACTGCGCCGAACGGGCGTAGGCTTCCCGTTTGCCTGCGTCCCTAAGCAGGTCATATTTCAGCCAGAGCCGGTAACCATCGTCGGCGCGACTGCTGTTCGCCAGAAGTAACAGGACCAGCAGGAAGCAGCCTATATGTTTACCCTTCATGGTTTTCTTCGGCTAGATCCTGCGAAACGATTTCTTCCCGCTCCGCCAGTGATCGGGTGATGCCAAGTTCCAGCCCCCGGATTTCGGCCAGACCGCGCATACGACCAATGGCCGAGTAGCCGGGATAGGTTCTCTTATGCAAATCGTCGAGCATCTGGTGGCCGTGGTCGGGGCGCATTGGGATAGACGGTTCGCCCACGCCCAGCCTGGCGCGTCGCTGCTGTTCCTGCACAATGGCTTTCACAACGGCATACATATCGACGTCGCCCGCCAGGTGGTCGGCCTCGTGGAAATTACGGGGGTTCTCTTCCCGCTTCGTGGTGCGCAGGTGAATGAAATGAATCCGCTCACCAAAACGCTGGATCATGCCCGGCAGGTCATTGTCGGCGCGGACGCCGAGCGAGCCGGTGCAGAACGTAATCCCGTTGGCCGTTACGTCGCTGGCTTCCATGAGTTGCGAAAGGTCGGCTTCAGTGCTGACTACACGCGGAAGTCCAAGCAGCGGAAACGGCGGGTCGTCGGGGTGAATGCACAGGTTGACGCCTGCTTCCTGGGCGACCGGGGCCACTTCCCGGATGAAATGATACAGGTTCTCGCGCAGGGCCGCATCGCCGATCTGAGCGTACTCGTCCAGCAGACCCTGGAAGGTTTCAAGCGTGAATCTTTCTTCCGAACCCGGCAGACCGAGCAGCACGATCGAGGATAATTCCAGAATACGCTCGGGCGACATCTGCGTAAACGCTTCGCGGGCCGCTTCGACAACCTCTGGTTCATAGTCAGCTTCGCAGCCGAGACGTTTCAGAATGCACAGGTCAAACACGGCAAAATCCTGCCAGACGAACCGCAGCGCCCGTGAGCCATCGGGCATCTGATACGTCAGGTTGGTTCGCGACCAGTCGAGCACCGGCATGAAGTTGTAGCAAACCGTTTTAATACCGCAGGCCGCCAGATTCCGGATCGATTGCTTGTAATTCTCGATATAGGTGGCCCGGCTCGGCCGCCCTTTCTTAATATCCTCGTGAACGGGCAGGCTTTCGACCACCGCCCAGTGCAGGGGCGTGTACTGGCCGTTGTCGGCTTCGATCAGCTGCTTTCGTTTCTCAATTTCGTCCACGGACCATACGGCCCCAACCGGTAGCTGGTGCAATGCCGTAACGATGCCTTCGCATCCGGCCTGCCGGATATCCATCAATGACACCGGATCGTTCGGCCCGAACCAGCGCATGGTTTGTAACATTCCCATTTTGTTTTACAGGTTATTTTTTTGCGGTGGGGCGGTTAAACTGCCGTTGGGCAAACTCCAGAAAAACAGGCCAGTCGAGCGAGTCAACGTGGCCGCCTTCGTGGTTGCGGAATGCCAGCTCGCCGTCGATCAGGGCGACATCCGGCGCGGGCATCTCGCTGGTTCCGACGCCTTTTGCCCCAAGGAGCTGATAAACTGGACTCGCGCCCACGCAGGCCAGAAACTCCCCTTTCGGATCGGCCCACTGGTCTTTGGTGCCGCCGGTAATGAACAATGGTCGCGGGGCGATGAGGGCCATCAGTTCGTGCGCATCGACCGGCATGGCAGCCCAGTTGCCGCCGTACTTGATAAAATTCGGCGCCATCCAGTGGTATTCGCCCGCGCCCGCTACGTTGTCAATCGTCTCGCCAAAATTTCGTTTTTCCAGCGATGCACCCATCGAGCCTGAACAGCTGGCGAAGACAATCGCCCAGCGTGAGTCCAGGGCGCCAGCCAGCAGGGCCGTTTTTCCCCAGCGGGAATGCCCCTGAATCCCGATCTGTTTCGGATTGATGCCTTTGTCTTTTTCAAAGTAATCGAGTGCCCGGCTCAGGCCCCAGCTCCAGGCTGCCAGAACGCCCCACTCGTCGGGCTGGCGATCTTTCCCGCCGTTCATGAGCCCGATAATGCCCTCGTGCAGACCCGCACCACTGTCCAGTTGGATAGCGCCTGTGTTGACGGTCGCCACTGCCCAGCCCGCATCAATCAATTTCTCGATGTTAGCCAATGGCTGTGGAAACGAACCCCAGACAATCACCATCAACGGCAGAGCACCCGCAGCATTGACCGGTCGGTAATACGTAACCGGAATACTCGGCGTTGCAGTCGGGTAGCGACTGTTGTCAATGCTGCCCAGGATGGTTTTCCGGGTGGCTTTGCCGTTCAGCACCGTACTGTCGGTGCTGGCAGGCGCAAAGCGTACGGAAGGCGTATTGGCCGGTGTTTTGCCGAAAATTTCGGTCTGGTACTCATTCAGGATCTCCGGGCGACGCTGCTTCCACCACTCGTTGGCAGTCGTTACAGGCTTACCGTTTTTTAGTTTGAGCGGGTCTGGCAGCGAATAATGGCTGGACGTGGTCTCATCGTAGTTTGTCCAGTTGCCCCATCCCGAGCGTACGTGCGTGTTGCCGGCTTGGTCGAACCAGTTCGTTGTGCCTTCTTTCGGTTTGAGGAAGGCGGGCCGTTTTGGATCGTCGGCGGGTGGTGGCAGGGAGGGTAGGACCAGATTGAGCCTATTCATCATCTTCTGCCAGTCGGCCTGGCTGGCTTCGCGCATCCGGTTCATGTACGCCGTTCGCTCTTCCGGCGTCATTTTCTGAAAATTGGGAGCCTGCGCGCTGGCCGTCTGCATGGACAGTCTAAAAGCCAGACTGACCGCAGCGAATGTCGTAGTAAGCTTTACAGAATTCATGAATGATTAATGTTTGCCAGCCCGGCGAAAAACGAAAATATACAGCAGTGTCCAGGCGACCAGGTAGGCTAGTCCGGCGATATAAAAAATGATATAATAGCCTTCCGACAACTGATCCAAGGCTTTATAATGATCCAGAATCCGGCCCACGAGCAGCGGAAAAATCGCACCGCCCAGTGTGCCGGCCATCGTGCCGAAGCCAACCACGCGGCTGAGGACCTGCTTGGGGAACTGATCGGCGGCAACGGTGAAAATATTGGCCGACCAGGCCTGGTGAGCCGCCACTGCCAGCGATAAAATGCCGATTACGGGCCACATGCTCCCCATCTGGCTGATGATCATCACCGGCGTTACGCAAATGGCAAACAGCGCCATTGCCCACTGCCGCGCCCGCGTCGGATTCCAGCCTTTCTGAATGAGCCGGGACGACAGCCAACCGCCCCCTACGCTGCCGATGGTAGCGGCCAGGTAGATAATGATCAGAGGAGCGCCCAGTTTTTTCAGGTCCAGGTGGTAGATACTCGCCAGGTAGGAGGGCAGCCAGAACAGAAAAAACCACCAGATGGGGTCGGTCAGGAGTTTGCCGCCCATGAAGCCCCAGATCGCCTTGTTGGCAAAAATCGGGTAACGGATGGGCGTTTCGTCGTTAACGATCTCGGTTGATGCCGCATCGGCCGTAATATACGCAAGTTCAGAAGGGCTAACGCGTTTATGCCGGGCGGGAACTTCATAGTAGAACCACCAGAAAACAATCCAGATGAACCCCAGCGCGCCGGTCACGATAAACGCCATCTGCCAGCCGGCCACCAGCGCCAGCCAGGGAACGACGGCCGGAGCCGCTACCGCACCGATGTTGGCGCCGGAGTTGAAAATGCCCACCGCCAGGGCCCGTTCTTTCTGGGGAAACCACTCCGCTACGGTCTTTATTGAAGCCGGGAAGTTACCCGCTTCGCCAATGCCCAGCAACGCCCGGGCTACCATAAACCCAGCCGTACCGCCTGCCATGGCGTGGCCCATAGCCGCCAGACTCCAGACCAGAATAGCGCCGATATACCCCAGTTTGGTGCCGATCTTGTCAATGATGTAGCCCGCCAGCAGGGTGCTTGAACCATAGAAAAAAGTAAAGACCGTAACGATATTGGCGTAGTCGGATTCAGTCCAGCTAAACTCTTTTTCCAGGATTGGCTTCAGCAGACTGATCACCTGCCGATCCAGGTAGTTGATCGTCGTGGCAAAAAAGAGCAGGCCCACAATGATCCACCGGTAATTGCTCCGGTTGGTTGAAAGAGGATCGGTCAGGGTGCTGCCGGCAGGTGTTGGGTTCTGAATCAAAATCGGGTTGGGATAAGAGTAAGCGGGTTTACAGAGAATTCAGGTCAGGACATTGGCCTGCTGGTCGTTACACAAAGAACGGCACGTCTTTCGGGGCGTATTTGCGCATACCTTCTTCATTGATTTCGACGCCGATCCCCGGCTTCTCGGAGAGAGGAATAAAACCATCCTTCACCATCGGGCCGTCGAACGTAACGATCTCCTTGAACATCGGCTCCTCGTGGAAATAAATCTGCCACTCCAGAATTAGGAAGTTAGGCACCGACGCGCAGACATGGCTCGATGCCATTGCCCCCAGATATGACGCGACCATGTGGGGGGCAAAGGGCACGTAGTACAGGTTCGCCAGGTTCGCAATGCGCTGGGCCTCGCCCAAGCCGCCAGCTTTCTGCAAATCGGGCATGATGATGTCTACCGCTCCAATTTCGAGCAGCCGCCGGAAGCCGTACGCCAGGTAATGGTTTTCGCCCGCGCAGATAGGCGTGTTCGAGGCTTCCCGGATCTGCTTATACGCTTCCGGGTTTTCGGCCGGGATCGGCTCTTCCAGAAACAGCAGGTT is from Spirosoma taeanense and encodes:
- a CDS encoding response regulator, with amino-acid sequence MTDLQNHLIYVVDNNDRDCGMLKEIMDDYRMSCRLRFFGNGAELFIQLTHRLDGRLPDMILMDLDMPIMNGFDTLRLLKAIEEYRRVPVVVRTTLNEDEVINRCYDLGCQAYVVKTVYSKHLVNVMQLCLN
- a CDS encoding SDR family NAD(P)-dependent oxidoreductase — its product is MEQTHTSPAGQPAEAPAYSSVFSLAGKLALITGGGSGIGLDIARCMVLSGATVIITGRREQPLQQAVESLGRQAHYKVNDVTARASLDGLVEEIEADYGPIDILINNAGINMKKPALEVSDEDFDRIVHTNLNSVFSLTRACAQRMIERRSGSIIMISSMAAYYGIDRVVAYAASKSAVEGMVKVLASEFSGQGVRVNAIAPGFIETEMSRTAMNNDPDRRDRAMRRTPMGKFGKPEDIGWAAVFLASDAARYITGASLPVDGGNSIGF
- a CDS encoding ThuA domain-containing protein, giving the protein MNQFRAVLLSSLFFALLATELSWAKDPINWKKVSVLVYTKNGKGYVHDNIPNAVACLQKLGQQHGFKVDVSDQPTVFTEANLKQYSALIFPSTNNDVFDTDAQRLAFRRYIEAGGGFVGIHSVMGTERNWAWFKRMIGGTFSWHPPFQKIRIDVIDSSHPSVQGLPKVWEKEDEFYFAKDMSPGPTVIMANDLTSLDLNKEPDKIKQNAGSYTQLYPSVWYYNFDGGHTWCTTLGHHKKDYEDPTYVQHIFQGIRYVVGQVNKIDFSKAYADSRDTPIR
- a CDS encoding Gfo/Idh/MocA family protein, with product MKDAQDNRRTFIKESITTAAGLFMMPGLSTETLAAPKVVTCQSAAILPRKSAAPRIRFSVIKINHGHIYSQVEAVIRGGGELVSFYAPEADLVAAFAKRYPQAKQARNEQEILNDKSIQLVLTSGIPEERAPLGIQVMRSGKDFMTDKPGITTLEQLADVRRVQKETKRIYSIMYSERLENRATVKAGELVKAGAIGNVIQTIGLGPHRMTPKSRPDWFFDKKRFGGIICDIGSHQFDQFLFFTGSKKAEIVASQVGNVHYPQYPKFEDFGDVMLRGDGGTGYIRVDWFTPDGLKSWGDGRLTILGTDGFIELRKNIDPAGHPGGNHLFITDHKETRYLDCSKEPLPYGEQLVDDILNRTETAMSQEHCFLATELALKAQKQAETIHLKK
- a CDS encoding putative oxidoreductase C-terminal domain-containing protein — protein: MKLIPAVSWLLMATTLVACQSPEKSRTDSDAIRLITLDPGHFHAALVQKTMYEGVDSMVHVYAPDGPDLQLYLDKIQTYNTRPDDPTHWKEEVYRGPDFLDKMLAEKAGNVVVMAGNNRLKTDYIGKTIDAGFNVLADKPMVISASNFDKLKQAFATAEKKNVLLYDIMTERYEITTMLQRAFSQQAAVFGTLEKGTPDNPAVTKESVHHFYKNVSGSILTRPAWFMDVAQQGEGIVDVTTHLVDLVQWECFPEQTIDYQKDIQLTSARRWTTDMNLSQFKAITKQAAFPDYLKKDVVNDSVLRVFSNGEINYQLRGVHAKVSVTWAYKAPEGAGDTHYSIMRGTKANLIIRQGAEQQYKPTLYVEAVSGNTGLESALNSTLPAIQKEFPGVELKKVAKGWEIVIPEKYKEGHEAHFGRVTEKYLQYLKAGKMPAWEVPNMIAKYYTTTQALELAKKSKPSATLASK
- a CDS encoding Gfo/Idh/MocA family protein, which codes for MIKPDITSLSRRKFLKTSAQGALSTAVISGFPTIVPASVFGKNAPSNRINVGAIGTGRISRGHDMPGVWQYDNALIMSVCDLDSNRANDAKTLVNSVYAKKTGKSNYDGVRVYTDYRELLNNKDIDAVLVSTPDHWHAPIVIDAVRAKKDVYMQKPASLTISEGRMMADVVNQSKQIVQVGSQQRSSEQFRYAAELVRNGRIGQLKTVYVGLPGDPGGDEEPQMPVPKNLNYDMWLGTTPEVYYTEKRVHPQSGYDRPGWLRCEQFGAGMITGWGSHHIDCAHWAMNTEHTGPVEIWGKADFPKSGLWDVHGIFRTEAVYENGVHMIVSNEIPNGIRFEGTDGWIFVSRGDSSVTASDPVAKQNAAKKLDASNPKLLTSVIGPNETHLTVSKEHHGNWLESVVSRKQPIAPAEIGHRSCSACLLHHAAMKLNRKLYWDPQKEQFKNDPEANKLLSRPQRAPYAIKMMAAAKGH